A single window of Sphingobacterium sp. ML3W DNA harbors:
- a CDS encoding DUF3945 domain-containing protein, with product MSEQIIDKQESPDQLSEILLVLDKEKKKIQAVKGIDENGNLETVDANKKNQNQFMRVDKNGDLFSNFFSNFFSQLKNPTNFSFFKIPAPLVIDTAKEMQKQVNHPTPEGEKLMKQHQVKAEPQQEQKQENKNEMETTQKTPETSEYRYKPEQIDWETMNNLGLSKEKLEKMNLLDPLLRGYKTNELVPVSLNLGTAVTRMDARLSLQQNNEGQVVVAIHGIRKEPNLNFEFFGHKFTKVDKDNLLQLGNMGRMVDLTNPKTGETIPSIISVDRLTNELVALRTDKIKIPDEIKGIKLNVEQKQTLMDGKPLYIEGMTSKKGTPFDANVQFNADKRFVEFLFDRGNTNKQSQNNQQNQSQEAPKTFRGKELDNEQHQKFKDGQTVYVSGLVDKKGKEYNGYITFNKETNKTDFTFQNPNKIKEQVKPTEAHKTQTAVNSDGKTNEATKNIKEPLKSGQKNPDSKKQQEEQEKPKTPAKSKGRKM from the coding sequence ATGAGCGAGCAAATTATAGATAAACAAGAGTCTCCTGACCAATTGTCGGAGATATTATTGGTATTGGATAAAGAAAAAAAGAAAATCCAAGCTGTAAAAGGAATTGACGAAAACGGTAACCTGGAGACCGTGGATGCCAATAAAAAGAACCAGAATCAGTTCATGCGTGTGGACAAGAATGGTGATTTGTTTTCCAACTTCTTTTCCAATTTTTTCAGTCAGTTAAAGAATCCCACCAACTTCTCTTTTTTCAAAATTCCTGCACCATTGGTGATTGACACGGCAAAGGAAATGCAGAAACAGGTAAATCATCCAACACCTGAAGGAGAAAAACTGATGAAGCAACATCAAGTAAAAGCAGAACCGCAACAAGAGCAAAAACAAGAAAATAAAAATGAAATGGAAACAACACAAAAAACACCAGAGACAAGCGAATACCGCTACAAACCAGAACAGATTGATTGGGAAACTATGAACAATCTGGGTTTGAGCAAAGAGAAACTTGAAAAAATGAACCTACTCGACCCTTTATTGAGAGGCTACAAGACCAATGAATTGGTACCCGTCAGTCTGAATCTTGGCACTGCCGTTACCCGTATGGATGCGAGGTTATCTTTACAACAAAACAACGAGGGACAGGTAGTGGTAGCCATTCACGGCATCCGCAAAGAACCTAACCTGAACTTTGAGTTTTTCGGACATAAGTTTACAAAAGTAGACAAAGACAACCTTCTCCAATTAGGAAATATGGGACGTATGGTCGATTTGACCAATCCCAAAACGGGTGAAACCATTCCTTCCATTATCAGTGTGGACCGATTGACCAATGAGCTGGTTGCCCTTCGTACGGACAAAATAAAAATCCCCGATGAGATCAAAGGGATAAAGCTGAATGTTGAGCAGAAACAAACCTTAATGGACGGTAAACCACTTTATATCGAAGGTATGACTTCTAAAAAAGGAACTCCTTTTGATGCGAATGTTCAGTTCAATGCCGACAAACGTTTTGTAGAATTCCTATTTGATAGAGGTAATACGAATAAGCAATCCCAAAACAATCAACAGAATCAATCGCAGGAAGCTCCAAAAACCTTTCGAGGTAAAGAATTGGATAACGAACAACATCAAAAATTCAAAGACGGTCAAACGGTTTATGTAAGCGGATTGGTGGATAAAAAAGGTAAGGAATATAATGGCTATATCACCTTTAATAAGGAAACCAATAAAACAGACTTCACGTTCCAAAATCCGAATAAGATCAAAGAACAAGTGAAACCTACTGAAGCCCATAAAACGCAAACAGCAGTCAACTCCGACGGAAAAACCAATGAAGCAACCAAGAATATCAAAGAGCCTTTGAAATCGGGACAAAAAAATCCAGATAGCAAGAAACAGCAGGAAGAACAGGAAAAACCTAAAACACCCGCTAAATCCAAAGGCAGAAAAATGTAA
- a CDS encoding type I restriction endonuclease subunit R: MTKESNIEDSLIAKLQDLKYTYRPDIIDRKSLEQNFRQKFNELNRVHLSETEFNRLREEIITPDVFAASKLLREKNTFIREDGTPLQYTLVNIKDWCRNDFEVINQLKINTENSNQRYDVIILINGIPVVQLELKSLQISPRRAMQQIVDYKNEAGSGYNNSLLCFMQLFIVSNRSNTYYFANNRNQHFSFNADEQFLPIYKLADIDNKKIDNLFDFSEKFLSKCTLGEMISRYMVLVESEQKMLVMRPYQIYAVQAIVDCIEQNRGNGYIWHTTGSGKTLTSFKASTLLKDNPNIEKCLFVVDRKDLDRQTREEFNKFQEGSVEENTNTESLVRRLLSTDYSDKVIVTTIQKLGLALDAESKNNYKERLLPLKDKRMVFIFDECHRSQFGDNHQAIKDFFPNAQLFGFTGTPIFDENASYTIRENESGSYKTTKDIFEKELHAYTITHAIEDKNVLKFHVDYFKTDGVDAANLSESQKQKAVVEAILKKHDAVTDQKRFNAIFATGSINNAIAYYRLFNEVQKQRLEADEDYRALNIACVFSPPAQAVAKDGESNNTKNVADIKQLQNDLLQEREDNKVDPEGKKKALIEIISNFNKQYGTNHSIGEFDLYYQDIQSRIKDQKYSNTDYPHKNKIDIVIVVDMLLTGFDSKYLNTLYVDKNLKHHGLIQAFSRTNRVLNDTKPHGSILDFRQQRDAVNEAIALFSGEDTGRSREIWLVDPAPKVIEKYEDALESLNQMMHSFGLECAPEEVNNLKGDAARAEFITKFKEIQRLKTQLDQYTDLTEEQASKINLLLPEDDLRSFRSMYIETAQRLKTKQDKAAKKGDEDVDPSVEQLDFELVLFASTIIDYDYIMGLIAEMTQKKPSKQKVTKQQLINLLISNANLMDEREDIIAYINSLDMDKPLEENNIREGYEHFKKEKNNKDLAIIAEKHGVTFESLQVFVAEIMDRMVFDGEKLTDFLAPLGLNWKVRAQKELALMEDLVPYLNKLAQGREISGLHYE; encoded by the coding sequence ATGACTAAAGAAAGCAACATAGAAGACAGCTTAATAGCGAAACTTCAAGATTTAAAATATACTTACCGTCCGGATATTATCGACCGTAAAAGTTTGGAACAAAATTTCAGACAGAAATTTAACGAACTTAATAGGGTGCATTTATCTGAAACGGAATTTAATCGTTTACGTGAGGAAATTATTACACCTGACGTGTTTGCCGCTTCCAAATTACTAAGAGAAAAAAACACTTTTATCCGTGAAGATGGAACGCCTTTGCAATATACACTGGTAAACATTAAAGACTGGTGTAGAAATGATTTTGAGGTAATTAATCAGTTGAAGATTAACACTGAAAATAGCAATCAACGTTATGATGTAATTATATTGATCAATGGAATTCCCGTTGTACAGCTGGAACTAAAGTCATTACAAATTAGTCCAAGGCGTGCTATGCAGCAAATTGTGGATTATAAAAATGAGGCTGGTAGCGGCTACAATAATTCATTGCTTTGCTTCATGCAGTTGTTTATTGTAAGTAATCGTAGCAACACCTATTACTTTGCGAATAATAGAAACCAGCACTTTAGTTTCAATGCTGATGAACAATTTTTACCTATATACAAACTAGCTGATATAGATAATAAAAAAATCGATAACCTTTTTGATTTCTCAGAGAAATTCCTTTCTAAATGCACTTTAGGTGAAATGATCAGTCGTTACATGGTATTGGTAGAAAGCGAGCAGAAAATGCTGGTGATGCGTCCTTATCAAATATATGCCGTACAAGCGATAGTAGATTGCATAGAACAAAACCGAGGTAATGGTTATATTTGGCATACAACAGGTTCTGGGAAAACACTAACCTCTTTCAAAGCTTCTACTTTATTAAAAGACAATCCAAATATTGAAAAATGTCTTTTTGTAGTGGATAGAAAAGATTTGGATAGACAAACCCGTGAGGAATTTAACAAGTTTCAAGAAGGTAGTGTGGAAGAGAATACCAATACCGAATCATTAGTAAGACGTTTATTATCTACCGATTACTCGGACAAAGTTATTGTAACCACCATTCAAAAATTAGGATTAGCATTAGATGCAGAAAGTAAGAATAATTATAAGGAGCGTCTGCTGCCTTTAAAAGATAAACGGATGGTATTTATTTTTGACGAGTGCCACCGTTCGCAATTCGGGGATAACCACCAAGCGATTAAAGACTTTTTTCCAAATGCACAACTTTTTGGCTTTACAGGTACACCTATTTTTGATGAAAATGCATCCTATACCATTAGAGAAAACGAATCTGGCAGCTATAAGACTACTAAAGATATTTTTGAAAAAGAATTACACGCTTACACCATTACTCACGCCATCGAAGATAAAAATGTTTTAAAATTTCATGTGGACTATTTTAAGACAGATGGTGTAGATGCGGCTAATTTATCAGAAAGTCAAAAACAAAAGGCGGTTGTAGAAGCTATATTAAAAAAACACGATGCAGTAACCGACCAGAAACGTTTCAATGCGATTTTTGCAACTGGGTCTATCAATAACGCTATTGCTTATTACCGTTTGTTTAATGAAGTACAAAAACAGAGATTGGAAGCAGACGAGGATTATAGAGCACTAAATATTGCCTGTGTATTTTCACCTCCTGCCCAAGCAGTTGCTAAAGATGGTGAAAGTAATAACACTAAAAATGTAGCCGACATTAAGCAATTACAAAATGATCTACTACAAGAGCGAGAAGACAACAAAGTAGATCCTGAAGGTAAAAAGAAAGCTTTAATTGAAATCATTTCCAACTTTAATAAGCAATATGGAACCAACCATAGCATAGGCGAATTTGATTTATATTATCAAGACATACAATCGAGAATAAAAGATCAGAAATATAGTAATACAGATTATCCACATAAAAATAAAATAGACATTGTGATTGTGGTAGATATGCTTTTAACGGGGTTTGACTCTAAGTACCTGAATACTTTATATGTCGATAAAAACCTGAAACACCACGGTCTAATACAAGCATTTTCTAGAACCAATAGAGTATTGAATGACACCAAACCACACGGAAGTATTTTGGATTTCAGGCAACAAAGAGATGCTGTAAATGAAGCTATCGCCCTGTTTTCTGGTGAGGACACAGGGCGATCTAGAGAAATATGGTTGGTAGATCCTGCACCAAAAGTAATAGAGAAATATGAAGATGCATTAGAGAGTCTAAATCAAATGATGCATTCTTTTGGTTTGGAGTGTGCGCCAGAGGAAGTAAATAACCTCAAAGGCGATGCAGCAAGAGCGGAATTCATTACTAAGTTTAAAGAAATACAACGACTAAAAACACAATTAGACCAGTACACCGATTTAACGGAAGAACAGGCTAGTAAAATCAATCTATTGCTGCCTGAAGATGATTTGCGCTCTTTCCGTAGCATGTATATAGAAACTGCTCAACGATTAAAAACTAAGCAAGATAAAGCAGCTAAAAAAGGTGATGAAGATGTTGATCCAAGTGTAGAGCAATTGGATTTTGAATTGGTGTTGTTTGCTTCTACGATTATTGATTACGATTATATTATGGGATTAATTGCTGAGATGACGCAAAAGAAACCATCTAAGCAAAAAGTAACCAAACAACAACTAATAAATCTTTTGATATCTAATGCCAACCTGATGGATGAGCGGGAGGATATTATAGCCTATATCAATAGCTTGGATATGGATAAACCTCTTGAAGAAAATAATATACGGGAAGGCTACGAACATTTTAAAAAAGAAAAGAATAATAAGGACTTGGCAATAATAGCGGAAAAACACGGGGTAACTTTTGAATCGTTACAAGTGTTTGTAGCCGAAATTATGGACCGAATGGTTTTTGATGGAGAAAAACTAACTGATTTCCTTGCTCCACTGGGCTTGAATTGGAAAGTGCGTGCCCAAAAGGAATTGGCCTTAATGGAAGATTTAGTGCCTTATTTAAACAAATTGGCCCAAGGGCGTGAAATATCTGGATTACATTATGAATAA
- a CDS encoding helix-turn-helix domain-containing protein codes for MNIDRTEFIAWMERIMDRFDILGEHIDDVQKQRNSIDGEELLDNQDLLQMLKISNRSLQRYRSIGKLPYYTISGKLYYKLSDVHQFIRESFTAPVPKIKANK; via the coding sequence ATGAATATTGACAGAACAGAATTTATTGCATGGATGGAGCGCATCATGGATCGATTTGATATTCTTGGTGAACATATAGACGATGTCCAGAAGCAACGGAACAGCATTGACGGTGAAGAATTGTTGGACAATCAGGATTTGCTGCAAATGCTAAAAATAAGCAATCGATCGCTACAGCGCTATCGTTCCATTGGCAAGTTGCCCTATTATACCATAAGCGGAAAATTGTATTACAAACTCTCCGATGTACATCAGTTCATTAGGGAAAGCTTTACTGCCCCTGTACCGAAAATAAAAGCCAACAAGTGA
- a CDS encoding type I restriction-modification system subunit M, whose protein sequence is MTQKEQQQLGKILWNIADDLRGAMNADDFRDYMLSFLFLRYLSDNYEKAAKKELGSDYPETPSDILKKIGASTSLEIWYNENTEDVEAFEKQMRRKVHYVIEPKFLWESIYELARTQDKDLLETLHNGFDYIENESFEGNFSGLFSEINLNSEKLGKNYTDRNKKLAAIITKIAEGIAQFSTDSDVLGDAYEYLIGEFAAGSGKKAGEFYTPQRLSDILSEIVTLDAQDPTLGKKKKLDKVLDFACGSGSLLLNVHRKLKDEGGHIGQIYGQEKNITTYNLARMNMLLHGLKDTEFEIHHGDTLVNDWDILNEMNPAKKMQFDAIVANPPFSLRWDASETMADDFRFKNYGLAPKSAADFAFLLHGFHYLGKEGAMAIILPHGVLFRGGAEERIRTKLLKDNNIDAIIGLPSNLFYSTGIPVSIIVLKKCKKYDDVLVINASEHFEKGKRQNNLLPEHIEKIVETYKYREDEDRYSRKVSLEEIEKNNFNLNISRYVSTAEDEIQIDLKEVNENLDEINKKIKTATDKHNSFLRELGLKEI, encoded by the coding sequence ATGACACAAAAAGAACAACAACAATTAGGGAAGATCCTTTGGAATATAGCAGATGATTTAAGAGGAGCGATGAATGCAGATGATTTCCGTGATTATATGCTCTCGTTTCTGTTTTTACGTTATTTGTCAGATAATTACGAAAAGGCAGCTAAGAAAGAATTAGGTTCTGACTATCCTGAAACACCAAGCGACATTTTGAAGAAAATAGGAGCTTCTACTTCTTTAGAGATATGGTATAATGAAAATACTGAGGATGTTGAGGCTTTTGAAAAACAAATGCGGCGCAAAGTCCATTATGTAATAGAACCTAAATTTTTATGGGAAAGCATCTATGAACTAGCAAGAACGCAGGATAAAGACCTTCTGGAAACTTTACATAATGGTTTTGATTATATTGAAAATGAATCTTTTGAAGGGAATTTTTCAGGTTTATTCTCAGAGATCAATCTGAATTCTGAAAAACTTGGTAAAAATTATACAGATCGTAATAAGAAGCTAGCAGCCATCATTACTAAAATTGCCGAAGGAATTGCTCAGTTCTCCACAGATTCCGATGTTTTAGGCGATGCTTATGAGTATTTAATAGGAGAGTTTGCCGCAGGTTCTGGTAAAAAAGCAGGGGAATTTTATACCCCACAGCGTTTATCTGATATTCTTTCTGAAATTGTAACCTTGGATGCACAAGATCCAACTTTAGGCAAAAAGAAGAAATTAGATAAAGTATTGGATTTTGCATGTGGATCAGGTTCATTACTGTTAAATGTGCATCGGAAACTAAAGGATGAAGGTGGACATATCGGACAAATCTATGGGCAAGAAAAGAACATCACCACCTACAATCTTGCCCGAATGAATATGCTTTTGCATGGGCTAAAGGATACCGAATTTGAAATTCACCACGGTGATACCTTAGTAAATGATTGGGATATTTTAAATGAAATGAACCCAGCCAAAAAAATGCAATTTGATGCGATTGTTGCAAATCCTCCATTTAGTTTAAGATGGGATGCATCAGAAACGATGGCAGATGATTTTCGTTTTAAGAACTATGGTCTAGCACCTAAATCTGCTGCTGATTTTGCTTTCTTATTACACGGTTTTCATTATTTAGGAAAAGAAGGTGCAATGGCAATTATCTTGCCACATGGCGTTCTATTTAGAGGAGGTGCAGAAGAACGTATTAGAACCAAACTTTTAAAAGACAATAATATTGATGCTATTATAGGATTGCCTAGCAATTTGTTTTACTCTACAGGTATTCCGGTATCTATCATAGTTTTGAAAAAATGTAAAAAGTACGATGACGTATTAGTGATCAATGCAAGCGAGCATTTTGAGAAAGGAAAACGTCAAAACAACTTATTGCCAGAGCATATTGAGAAGATTGTAGAAACCTATAAATACCGTGAAGATGAAGATCGTTATTCTCGTAAAGTTTCTTTAGAAGAGATTGAAAAAAATAATTTCAATCTTAATATTTCCAGATACGTAAGTACTGCCGAAGACGAAATTCAAATAGATCTGAAAGAGGTGAATGAAAATCTGGATGAGATAAATAAAAAGATTAAAACTGCTACTGATAAGCATAATTCTTTTTTAAGGGAATTAGGTTTAAAAGAAATTTAG
- a CDS encoding restriction endonuclease subunit S has product MNNIPEIRFPEFEKDREWEKHTIGTKFNLQDGFPFSSYDFTENGEDTMQVIRITDINNKNENGNKIFISKEYIEKSNLNSYLVKKGELVLSLTGAAGFNYFLWNSDDAYINQRTMKVSAKKAEDSFLVKLLEPLTHTTINKLGTGQNNNLSKEQMKDVEFLSPLPDEQQKVADCLISLDEVITGYEEKLKAIQSHKKGLMQNLFPQEGKTVPNYRFPEFENDGDWLEISLIDTADKNIKWSFTGGPFGSNLKASDYTSEGIRIIQLQNIGDGKFNDLYKIYTSVEKADELLSCNIYSGDIILSKMGDPVGRACIMPGESQRFVMASDGIRLAINEKKYSKYFIFSLINSDIVRTRIENKSTGSTRKRIGLDVLKKIPLLLPKKREEQQKIAECLSLVDELITQQINKIAHLKLHKKALMQGLFPKIE; this is encoded by the coding sequence ATGAATAATATACCTGAAATACGTTTCCCCGAGTTTGAAAAAGATAGGGAATGGGAAAAACACACTATTGGTACCAAATTCAATTTGCAAGATGGATTTCCATTTTCATCCTATGATTTTACTGAAAACGGTGAAGATACAATGCAAGTTATTAGGATTACTGATATTAATAACAAAAATGAAAATGGCAATAAAATTTTTATTTCAAAAGAATATATAGAAAAAAGTAATCTCAATAGTTATTTAGTAAAAAAAGGAGAGCTGGTTCTCAGTTTAACAGGTGCAGCAGGATTTAATTATTTTTTATGGAATTCTGATGATGCGTATATCAATCAGAGAACAATGAAAGTTTCTGCTAAAAAAGCTGAAGACTCATTTTTAGTTAAGTTATTAGAGCCTCTTACACATACAACAATAAATAAACTTGGGACCGGACAAAATAATAATTTATCTAAGGAGCAGATGAAAGATGTGGAGTTTCTATCTCCATTACCTGATGAACAACAAAAAGTAGCAGATTGCTTGATTTCTTTAGATGAGGTAATTACAGGTTATGAAGAAAAGCTAAAAGCAATCCAAAGCCATAAAAAAGGCTTGATGCAAAACCTTTTCCCACAAGAAGGCAAGACTGTACCTAACTATCGTTTTCCTGAATTCGAAAATGATGGGGATTGGTTGGAAATTTCTTTAATTGATACTGCTGACAAAAATATTAAATGGAGCTTTACAGGAGGTCCCTTTGGGTCAAATTTAAAAGCTAGTGATTATACAAGTGAGGGGATTAGAATTATTCAATTGCAAAATATTGGAGATGGAAAATTTAATGATTTGTATAAAATTTATACATCCGTAGAAAAGGCAGATGAATTACTAAGTTGCAATATCTATTCAGGTGATATTATCTTATCGAAAATGGGAGATCCTGTGGGGAGAGCGTGTATAATGCCTGGAGAGAGTCAGAGATTTGTCATGGCATCGGATGGAATTCGATTAGCGATTAATGAGAAAAAATATTCGAAATATTTTATTTTCTCTTTAATTAATTCCGATATAGTGAGAACCAGAATAGAAAATAAATCTACGGGTTCTACGAGGAAGAGAATAGGTTTAGATGTTTTGAAGAAAATACCATTATTATTACCAAAGAAAAGAGAAGAACAGCAGAAAATTGCCGAATGTTTATCGTTAGTTGATGAATTAATTACTCAACAAATAAACAAAATAGCACATCTGAAATTACATAAAAAGGCATTAATGCAGGGCTTATTTCCTAAAATAGAATAA
- a CDS encoding type IA DNA topoisomerase, with the protein MKAIIAEKPSVAREIATLLGASEKKDGYLTGNGYFVTWAFGHLVGLAMPGDYGISGFEKAALPILPNPFLLTVRKVKKDKGYTADSGALKQLKVIEQIFNQCNSIIVATDAGREGELIFRYIYAHLKCNKPFERLWISSLTEKAIKQGFDNLKSGSDFDGLYQAAQGRSRADWLVGINASQALSIAAGNGVYSLGRVQTPTLALICKRYLENKNFSVQKYWQIQLSHSKEFIDFKSLSIKKWEDRKQAEDTLKSIQRNGKSATVTSVESKNVTEPAPLLFDLTGLQKEANKKLNLSAEETLNIAQSLYEKKFITYPRTGSKYIPEDVWAEIPNLVRALQDRETCKQAVTKVKWGRFNKRIVNDLRVTDHHGLLVTEKIPSALSAKENAVYDMIALRLLEAISGACTKEITDIALEALHYDFVLKGCKILEPGWRSIKGYFSEENTEPVQDLPELKKGDEIKIKESTVLEKTTKAPVLYTEAGLLSAMESAGKQIENNEERKALQNIGIGTPATRSAIIETLFNRNYIQREKKSLIPTEKGLQVYELVKNKKIADVAMTAEWELTLQKIENNESDVTVFQKEMETYATTITNELLESAIAKENLPQLTCPKCKSQKLILRDKIVKCPDEVCNWIQFRNVCGVQVSIADVERLVNKGKTSLIKGMKSKAGKKFNAYIVLNEDYRTSFGFEKNKGGKHP; encoded by the coding sequence ATGAAAGCAATTATCGCAGAAAAACCAAGTGTAGCCCGTGAAATAGCCACCCTATTGGGAGCCTCCGAAAAAAAGGACGGTTACCTGACAGGTAATGGCTATTTTGTAACGTGGGCTTTTGGACATTTGGTAGGATTAGCTATGCCAGGAGATTATGGAATTTCAGGATTTGAAAAGGCAGCACTACCGATCCTTCCAAATCCCTTTTTATTAACCGTTCGCAAAGTTAAAAAAGACAAAGGCTATACCGCTGATTCAGGCGCATTAAAACAACTGAAAGTAATTGAACAGATCTTTAATCAGTGCAATAGCATTATCGTAGCTACTGATGCGGGACGTGAAGGTGAACTGATATTCCGTTACATCTATGCACACCTCAAATGCAATAAACCTTTTGAACGCCTTTGGATCAGTTCACTTACCGAAAAAGCTATTAAACAGGGTTTTGACAATTTAAAATCGGGTAGTGATTTTGATGGTTTATACCAAGCAGCACAAGGGAGAAGCCGGGCAGATTGGTTGGTAGGAATCAATGCATCACAGGCATTGAGCATTGCCGCAGGAAATGGTGTTTATTCACTTGGAAGAGTGCAGACACCTACACTGGCATTGATATGCAAACGCTATCTGGAAAACAAAAACTTTTCGGTACAGAAATACTGGCAAATACAGTTATCACATAGTAAGGAATTCATTGATTTTAAAAGCCTCTCCATAAAAAAATGGGAAGATAGAAAACAGGCAGAAGATACGTTGAAGTCTATTCAAAGGAATGGGAAAAGTGCTACGGTTACCTCTGTAGAAAGTAAAAACGTTACAGAACCAGCACCTTTGCTTTTTGACCTTACAGGTCTGCAAAAAGAAGCTAATAAAAAGCTGAACCTTTCAGCCGAGGAAACCCTGAACATAGCTCAAAGTTTATACGAAAAGAAGTTTATTACCTATCCTCGCACCGGGAGCAAATATATCCCCGAAGATGTATGGGCCGAAATCCCCAACCTCGTAAGAGCTTTGCAAGATAGGGAAACCTGCAAACAGGCCGTAACCAAGGTAAAATGGGGACGTTTCAACAAACGTATCGTGAATGACCTTCGAGTTACGGATCATCATGGACTACTGGTTACAGAGAAAATTCCTTCGGCATTATCCGCAAAGGAAAATGCTGTTTACGATATGATTGCGCTCCGTCTGCTGGAAGCCATTTCTGGAGCCTGTACTAAAGAGATAACCGATATCGCTTTAGAAGCACTGCATTATGATTTCGTATTAAAAGGTTGTAAAATATTGGAACCTGGCTGGCGCAGTATTAAGGGATATTTTTCAGAAGAGAATACCGAACCTGTACAGGATCTACCTGAACTTAAAAAAGGTGACGAAATTAAAATAAAAGAATCCACCGTTCTTGAAAAAACAACCAAAGCACCCGTACTTTATACGGAAGCAGGCCTATTGTCGGCAATGGAAAGTGCAGGGAAACAGATTGAAAATAACGAGGAACGAAAAGCATTGCAAAATATAGGCATCGGTACTCCTGCTACACGATCAGCTATTATTGAGACATTATTTAACCGTAATTACATTCAAAGAGAAAAAAAGTCACTGATTCCCACTGAAAAAGGTTTACAAGTGTATGAGCTAGTCAAAAATAAAAAGATTGCAGATGTCGCCATGACTGCCGAATGGGAATTGACCTTGCAGAAAATCGAAAACAATGAAAGTGATGTCACAGTTTTTCAAAAAGAAATGGAAACCTACGCGACAACCATTACCAATGAGTTATTGGAATCCGCTATTGCCAAAGAAAACTTGCCACAACTTACTTGTCCAAAATGTAAAAGCCAAAAACTGATTCTTAGAGATAAAATTGTTAAATGTCCAGATGAGGTTTGCAACTGGATACAGTTTCGCAATGTTTGCGGTGTACAGGTCAGCATAGCCGATGTTGAACGTTTAGTTAACAAAGGTAAAACGTCCCTCATCAAAGGAATGAAAAGCAAAGCTGGTAAGAAATTCAATGCTTATATCGTATTGAACGAGGACTACAGAACCTCTTTTGGGTTTGAAAAAAACAAAGGAGGAAAACATCCATAA
- a CDS encoding AAA family ATPase, with protein sequence MENIANTLINNAKNINLVYAFNGTGKTRLSIAHKNVTKASNNDNHAGVYYNAYSEDLFVWDNDIENGEIDIKLILKKCSLNEFHSGIDELKVHEKLALFKPQFDFRFEYFPNREEGINIIRFHLKAEEKEIVEEEENNNKEEEKELGFADSIKISRGEQQAFIWSFFLALFDVEDLTGDGKQEGHFFIDDPVSSLDDHNIFVTISSLMDLVDKFYKTRKIIITTHHIGFFSIFADWLTRGEKANKYHSQVDFFKLKKNKGIIELVGPRREVFLYHLELLKTIKEAIDSDNIMVYHFAILRQILENIASFLGVRNFSHVLKEIGIIDPDKLAQIINIMSHKTVFRYEFKEPVEDNKQDIIRIFNGIQTKYNFVLHI encoded by the coding sequence ATGGAAAATATAGCTAATACCCTTATTAATAATGCGAAAAATATAAATCTTGTTTACGCATTCAACGGTACAGGAAAAACGAGACTATCTATTGCACACAAAAATGTGACAAAAGCTAGTAATAATGATAATCATGCTGGTGTATATTATAACGCTTACAGTGAAGATTTATTTGTTTGGGACAATGATATTGAGAATGGAGAGATTGACATAAAACTCATCTTAAAAAAGTGTAGCTTAAATGAGTTTCATTCGGGAATTGATGAGTTGAAAGTACATGAAAAGCTTGCCCTATTTAAACCACAATTCGATTTTAGATTTGAATACTTCCCTAATCGAGAGGAAGGAATAAATATAATACGATTTCACCTCAAAGCTGAAGAGAAAGAGATTGTTGAAGAAGAAGAAAATAATAACAAGGAAGAAGAAAAAGAATTAGGCTTTGCGGATTCGATCAAAATTTCTAGAGGAGAACAACAAGCATTCATTTGGAGTTTTTTCCTCGCACTTTTTGATGTTGAAGACTTAACGGGAGATGGTAAGCAGGAAGGTCATTTTTTTATAGATGATCCGGTTTCTAGTTTAGACGATCACAATATTTTTGTGACCATTTCTAGTCTAATGGATTTAGTGGATAAATTTTATAAAACTAGAAAAATAATTATTACTACTCATCACATAGGTTTCTTTTCCATTTTTGCAGATTGGCTAACTAGAGGGGAAAAGGCAAATAAATACCATAGCCAAGTAGACTTCTTTAAACTAAAGAAAAATAAAGGGATTATAGAATTGGTAGGTCCACGTCGTGAAGTTTTCTTATATCACTTAGAACTTTTAAAAACGATAAAAGAAGCAATTGATTCAGATAATATTATGGTATATCATTTTGCGATTTTACGCCAAATATTAGAAAATATTGCATCTTTTTTGGGGGTACGAAATTTTTCTCACGTATTGAAAGAAATTGGAATTATCGACCCTGATAAATTGGCTCAAATTATCAATATAATGTCGCATAAAACGGTATTCAGGTACGAGTTTAAGGAGCCTGTGGAAGACAATAAGCAAGATATAATTAGAATTTTTAACGGCATACAAACAAAATATAATTTTGTTTTACATATTTAA